The following DNA comes from Desulfatiglans sp..
CAAGAGATGCACTTAAGGATTACTGTGAATTGAAAAAGAAAACGTAAAAAGGAGTTATATAATTGCTTAATCTTAAACCTGAAAGGATTGATAACCTGGACAGTTCGAGAAGGAAGTCCATTATGGAAAGGTCAATGGAGGATATTTCATCTGTCTTTGAGGATACAAGAAAGATAGTTGAGGATGTGCGCAGAAATGGCGATGCAGTTACGCTTGCGCACTACAAAAAACATAAAGAGGATATCTGTGCTGCTGATCTTGAGGTAACAGCAGATGAAATAGCCAGTGCATATAAAAGGATAAACCCTCATGTTGTGGAGTGCCTCAAAAAGGCCGCTGAAAATATAACAAAGTTTCATAAGGCCCAGCTTGAAAGGGAGATGTGGTCAATAGAGGTTCAAAAGGGTATACTGGCTGGCCGCATAACAAGGGCGATGGATATTGTTGGCTGTTATATACCTGGCGGAAGGGCAGTATATCCGAGTTCTATACTTATGACAGTGCTTCCGGCAAAGGTTGCAGGGGTTAACGAAATTGTAGCGGTTACCCCGCCGGAAAAAAACATGACAGTAAATCCGGCAATACTCGTCGCAGCGGATATTGCCGGGTGCGACAGGATATTCAAGGTGGGCGGTCCCTGGGGTGTTGCTGGGCTTGCATATGGGACAGAGACAATGCCAAAGGTGCATAAGATTGTGGGGCCGGGCAATAAGTATGTTACCGCGGCAAAGATGATCGTGTACGGGCAGGTGGATATAGATTCGCCCGCAGGCCCGAGCGAATCCCTTATACTGGCTGATGAAAGCGGTAACCCGGCATTTATCACAGTGGATTTTCTTTCACAGGCAGAACATGACCCTGACTCTGCGGCAGTGCTGGTGACCACATCGGCTGAGCTTGCAAAAAAGGTTTGTGATAATATTGCTCGTGAGTATGAGACACTGCCAAGAAAGGAGATCTTTGAATCTTCACTCAACAGGCACTCATATGTGCTTGTGGCAAAGGATATGGAACAGGCGATTAATTTTACAAATGAATATGCAGCAGAACACCTCCAGATCATCACAAAGGACCCGTTTACTACACTAACCTCAATAAAACATGCGGGC
Coding sequences within:
- the hisD gene encoding histidinol dehydrogenase, coding for MERSMEDISSVFEDTRKIVEDVRRNGDAVTLAHYKKHKEDICAADLEVTADEIASAYKRINPHVVECLKKAAENITKFHKAQLEREMWSIEVQKGILAGRITRAMDIVGCYIPGGRAVYPSSILMTVLPAKVAGVNEIVAVTPPEKNMTVNPAILVAADIAGCDRIFKVGGPWGVAGLAYGTETMPKVHKIVGPGNKYVTAAKMIVYGQVDIDSPAGPSESLILADESGNPAFITVDFLSQAEHDPDSAAVLVTTSAELAKKVCDNIAREYETLPRKEIFESSLNRHSYVLVAKDMEQAINFTNEYAAEHLQIITKDPFTTLTSIKHAGSIFMGPYAPVPVGDYASGTNHVLPTGQCARMFSGLSVDDFIKKPTFQYLSKEGLEGLKDTVITLAEEEGLPLHARTVKARFE